CCCTCAGACACGGCGTGCTTGGCCAGCTCACCGGGCAGCAGGAGGCGCACAGCGGTCTGGATCTCCCTGGAGGTGATGGTGGAGCGCTTGTTGTAGTGAGCCAGACGGGACGCCTCGGAGGCGATGCGCTCAAAGATGTCGTTGACGAACGAGTTCATGATGCTCATGGCCTTGGAGGAGATGCCCGTGTCGGGATGCACCTGCTTCAGCACCTTGTACACGTAGATGGCGTAGCTCTCCTTCCTggtctttctcttcttcttgccTCCTTTGCCGGCGGTCTTGGTCACCGCTTTCTTGGAGCCCTTCTTGGGCGCAGACTTGGCGGGTTCAGGCATGTTGTCTCTCAGAGTTTCCAACACAATGATGGGGAGGAGCAGAGAAAGCTGCTCTTATGCAGCATGCATGTAAAGATGTCTGCAGCGTCCCTTGACTGTGATTGGATGAGCCGCTCAGTCCATCAGGCGGCGCTTATGAAACCACGTGGCTTTTTCAAAAGTCGCGCGCAGGAAGCAGAAAAATGGAGGGAAACCTCCAACGCCCTCCAGAAGAAGGAAACAATAAAAGTAACGAACCTCATGACTGCTTTATGGCTCATTTAGGActtattcatgtgttagaatacGGACTCTTCATAACTTTATATATTTCTGCAAAGCGAAAACCTGAAAATTAATAATCACTATTTAAAATCAAGACTTCCCTTCAACAGAAGTAAAATACTTAAGACAATAATCATTTAATGACTTCTCAATCATGAGAAACTCAAAATCGGTTTAAAAACAAGACACACAGAACTGAAATAATAGCAGTGCATGATTGTGTGCAGAAAAGGGCAAAAAGAAAGTCATTATATATAatcttttcatatttaaagtatGAAAATGAAATGTGTGGCTTGGGGGAAACCTCCTCCCTTTTTCTACAAACCATGGTGTAAGGTTGTTTGAATGGGGTAAACGGATCAAATATATTATTGTCACCCATAGGCACAATGTCTCATATTTACCATTATTTAGTTTGgccaaatgtaaaataatagcCAACTTATTCTGCATATTATACTAACGTAACATTGCAAAGGGGACGGAGCTTCATTATGTGTTTGACAcctttgtatttacaaactttATTGACGTAATTTCCCCATCGGACAATTGTTTACTACAAATTTGGATAAAATGGTGGTGCATGAACGTAGTTTTATTCATCCACgtctttgagaaaaaaaaaaaaaaaacaacacttgttTTAAACGCTTGTTTCTGAGGATTTGAAGAGATGAGCAGGAATTGAGCTTCTTAAAGGGCCAGTGCGTGGCCCTGAAAAGGGCCTTTGTGTTGTTTCTCTCCAGCGCAGCAGTCTAGCCTCCGAAGCCGTACAGGGTGCGGCCCTGCCTCTTCAGAGCGTACACCACATCCATGGCGGTGACCGTCTTCCTCTTGGCGTGCTCGGTGTAGGTGACGGCGTCCCGGATCACGTTCTCCAGGAAGACCTTCAGCACACCGCGGGTCTCCTCGTAGATGAGGCCGGAGATGCGCTTGACTCCCCCGCGGCGAGCCAGACGGCGGATGGCGGGCTTGGTGATTCCCTGGATGTTATCGCGGAGGACTTTGCGGTGACGCTTGGCGCCTCCTTTACCGAGTCCTTTGCCTCCCTTTCCTCTGCCGCTCATTctgacttcttcttctgtggaaACACAAAGAGAAATGTGGCTGCGAGCTGCAGACGCTCCGCTTTTAGCTCTGAGCTGCGGACCGAGGAGGAGCCgagctcagcagctcctcccaTGGTTCTGACGCACTGCTGCGTCTttaagaaattgttttttttctgcatagaTTCAGGTTGAACAGCCTGAAATGTTGAAATACTTGCAGTTGCGTCTCCAAGTATAATACAGCTACACGATCTAGGTCTGACATTTGCAGCATTTCTCCGTCAGATGAGGCGATGCTGAGGATCTCTAAAATACAGCTGAGAGACGtggaaattaaaaacacatctctcTTATTCTATTCTATCACTATAAAGAGCATTTTCTTTAATAATGTTATTGTACGTTGCCATCGTGTATAGGCATTTATACGTTGAATGGTTTGAtcatttattcttttcttgaGCTTTTAAGGAATTTtctttctgataaaaaaaagatagttTTTACTGTTGATTTTGGTTTGAAAGTTCATTTCTATGCATGTCATGTATTTTGTGTTCTGTGTTgtacagaacagagacacaaaaagcacagaagcacacattgttATATTTATGTTATATGATAATGGCAGCTGATCTgcctccctggatgatgtcacagctgacagaacgccagaccaggtgttcGTGACCTTTCCTGGTTCCTCGGCCAATCCAAGGCGCCCAGTTTTGATAGTTAGGTGGGATtgtgaaaggattttttttttgtccatctgCATGATAAACAAGAGTAAGCATTGAAGCATCTAATATGCAAATTTATAGATTCAATTAATTACTCTGTTAATTACTCTTTAGAAGGCCAAAGGCAATCATTTCCATGGCGCCGTTGTCACAGAAGTCTTCAATGTTCACTTCACCATTGTAGCTCTCAAGAGGGGCATCCAAGTCTTTTGTTGCATAAGATGTTGGTAtacaaaagtaaaatgtttgaaatgtgtTCAATTACGGCTTTACCTGGAATGCTGAACACTCCTTTTTTATGTAAATCCATAATAGCTATGGGAGGATGATGACCACAAGAAACGCAGGAGAAAAAGTAGTCATGACTCGTCATTGCTTCAAAGTGAATGTAGGCATGTAGGATTTCTGTTGCATTTGGGTAAGGCATTCCAGCTGTTTTCTGTAGCATGCTTACGATCCTGCTGACTGCAGTGTGAGCCTGTTGATAGACAACAAAGAATCaaggtttaaaatatttaaacaagaGGCTTAATGGATCAATGCTTCATAGACTACATCACATAAAGTTTATAGATTACAAACCTGAATAGCATTTCTTAAAAACAGACACATATGTAAACTGAAGAGTAACGTGTCATTGTAATTATGTAAACCGTGGATCCAGTCTTGGTACCGATAATACATCCCACATGTAGGACATTTCTTGCAAAATGTAGATATCCCTGAAATGCAAAAGTTAAAAATCAGTATCTTTCTTCATGGTGCACCATATGATGCAGAACAGCAATACCTGTTACGTCGAATTCCCTAATGAAAAAATAACTGCACTACCACATTAAACAGGATGTAATACCCAATATTTTGTTTAGTGCATTCTAGTTTAGGGATGGCTTAATCCAATACCGGTCCTGTGTTACCCAAAAATTGTCTTATATTACCCTGTATTTAAAATCTCATATATAAGCAAGCTGATAAAAACACTCCACTTTTGTTTTAAGTTAATGTAACGGATTGGTTTATAATAAAACGGTAACTTATCATACTTGTCACACCTTTTTTACTGACTGGAAAGTTCTGACTCAATCATTACACACTTCAGATGCTTATGATTTCTACACACTAGACCCAAAAAACAACTTACGTTTTATAATTCCAGTCACTAAAACTGCAAAGTTACGCTCAAacaaaaggcacaaatatcgctccagcAGTTgttatacattatatatatatttttaagaacACGGTAAAATCGTTATCTTTATCGTTATCTTTACCGTCTACAGGCTGCGATCGTGTCCCAAATTCCTCGTTTCCCGctacttttgttgaaatttgcattttccccATTCTCTAGCTTTTCCCGCGCCTTGAGTACTTTTccgaacattgtaaaaacatacgGCTTTACGATCAACCGCAAGCAGTTCAGCGTTTTTGGTTTCGCGCAAACACGCAGAATCGGTTATATCTGATATAATATATCTGACTAAACTGTtttataaacgtttttttttataagcccATTATGGATATGTAGACCTAAAACTGAGGTCCCAAACTAATTTATACCACATCCAGCAATTGTTGCTcaaattattcataatatacGATTGTAAATGGTGCTGAAAATaacactgtaaataaaaaacgtttgcaacaaaagtttattaaaatgattaattATTTACATGAATTCGGGAAAatgcaatgtggcaataatagaTTAGACGATAAATATAAAACGAAATAACATTACACACTTTGGTaccaaaaaaaagaatggtTCTAAACTGTAATGAAcacattaaaaatctaaatatttataaaactaCAAGTGGAACTACATAAAACGATATATTTACAAGATTAGAAAAcagatcaaacacattttttgcatGTCACAACGACATTCCCCGTGCATTTCCCGCACACCACCTTTTTACACTTGTTACAGGCATCATGTGAGCGGTTCTCATTCAtagcactgcatgaaaagtgagattttcgtcactatgcggcactgtagattgtcgtggaagttcaggttaacggctgttcacggcaatttgcaggcaacaccgaaaactcagaaattgacgtgggcctaCCTTGGGAgttgtccccccatgacccccctcctcctaattctaggggaggctttaacatgtaaatgaaaatgctgtgagctaaacaaatgtaaatcagggttgcagggggagttttaCCCCAAGTGACATTTCTCTAAAAGGTAAGAAAATCTCTGGTACAAATAGATCAGGCTCTATATAGACTCTTACATTTTACcttgaattgatttatttaattaaagtatGCTAGATTACTGTGTATGCCATTAGCAATGgcaaatgttatgtaaaaaaaatacacaaaataatttatttcaaaaatttgttttaatcagaatcagttggtaaaatgtgaatcagaatcagcaagGTAAAATGTGCATTCCATGCAAACATTAGAATCAGAATGAGAGGTCTGCAGAGATCACAGTCTCATAGAGCTCAACTACTGTGCATAGTGGCATGACtacagtgacattttttttggtcttactTAAATGCACAGAGGATGTATTAACTACACATCTCCCAGCAATGCGCTCAACTGGCAGAAATTATGCTGGGTATGACGTGTCTGTTCCCTGCAAGCCCCAAACTTCTATTGGCTTTCGTTCTGCTGACACCAAAACACTGTGCTTCACATAAAGCATATCAGCTGTGTCATTGCATGACAAAGTCCCAACCATTTGTCTTCCTAAAATACTGGCAAATTCTGCACCATATTCACATGTCCATGGCATATGAAGCTGTTGGCTCTGCTGAAATTGCCTCATAATCTGGACTTCAATTGTCCTATTGTTGTGATTAAACTTTCCCAGTATTCCATTAAAACGCTCAAATGAAAGCAGGGTTAACATGGGGTGCAAGTTTTGAATCgcataaaaatgtgtatgtgtCACTAATTAGGTCAAGAATAGATTATGGGAGTGTGGTATATGGTTCAGCGGCTAAGTAGGTTAAAAATTTTTTACGTTATTCAAGCTAGAGCATTGAGAATTTGTTTAGGGCCAGTTAAATCAACTCCagtatgtgctttacaaatagaatcaggagaaatgccattatgtATCAGAAGGCAACAGATAATGGTTAATTACTGGATAAATTTAAAAGGACATAATGAAGATCATCCAGTTATGAAAGTATTAGAAAGTTGTTGGGAAAGACGAAAGGGTCAATTTaatagttttggatggattggggatgatagagcaaaaacatttaatgtatatAACAAAGAATTCAGTCCAACAGTATTGTGGGCTTTGAAACCTACATGGatatggaaatatattaatatagatagatcattattaaatattaagacAAGAAATATAATAGATATCTGCCAAGAATTTTACAATcaaatacagattaaatataatgattatttgcaaatttatACTGATGGTtcgaaaaatccaaaaaatgaaGCAACTAGTGTAGCTGTAGtgattcctgaattaaaaattaatatttcaaaaagaacatctaattattttagtatatatgcggtagaattatgtgctatattattagctttagaatgggtggaggatacaaatataaataaaataataatttgtagtgATTCATTACCTGCATTATTAAGTATAGAAAAGGGATGTACAAagatttttcgttttttttttttattctgggatCATAAGGATTTGAAGGATATATATTaggatccaatagatggcagtaatgcaacAACTATGGATGCAAGCTGTCGTTAAatcctaaagaagaagaaaaagaagaagaagaagaagaagaagaagaagacgacgacgacgacgacgacgacttTACTGTGTTTGGATTTTACTGGTATGCCGGACAACGTCTCGCGTTCAACTCCTCTAGGACGCGAtccacaactttcagccagtccgcagactgacgagaagaaactgctgattgctatcagtggactgttTCGTCAGCTTACTCAACATACTGCCGACATGAATGAGAGGTTCACtcaactgcagaattcggtaaactccaggttgcggtccatagaggacaagatggcggctctgcagtcgaagaactgtgcgggagagactaactccaagaagagaagacggaTGCACAAAAGCTCGCGGTAAGAATATATttgactgctagctaagctaaaagtagcctagccaTAACCCAAAGCTAAGggtgtattttttgtgatttacagtacgccgtcttcacaactcggagacaacttgcaggcgctatgaaccggcgcaagggtaagatttaaagaatatgctttcattctgcgataaaaggaaatagatacggatagataccgatcataactgtacattttgttttcacagactaagcACGCCTCATAATGAGGCAGTTACCTCCTATCTGCTCGGAGCAATAACTGCAAGCCTCGATTTACACTAtattgataaagacgacattgtgtgtaagggacttgttttactgtttctcccttgtttttaatgttactgtgacttgcgtttggtttttattcatcCCActctcatttatttgttttccagccgcctgtaagacgtattacgagacggtacgcaggagcTTCAGATATACGCAGCCAGAGAACTCAATGCAGGCGGAAGCTGCCAAGAattcagctcggagtcgagcgagaagaaagagggtaagactttatttggtgactatttttcaggtgcattgatagatgtgttgtgtccatacgcagtgcatcccatcgcataatactgattcattgttttgttttttacagctgcaggaATCGAGGCAGAGCGTGCTAGCTGATGAGGAAGTGGAACTCTGGATGTCCGCCACCGTCGACCTCATGTCTGACGAGGAAGATGGCGTCGTTGgcggggtctctggatggattgtaccgccgtcatttcgtaggccggatctctctgaactctgtgtgtagctgcagtcccggttagaggcgacgccgaagtacaaaGCCATGCACAgcaggcgtctgcacatcggacctccctcggaaagaacgccgccagcagttgcctacaaccccgaggaggcaaacggacagttcacggagttgtcgttttttggatacgcatgtgtgggaagatcctcgcgttgtatatagttgtgtgcgtgtgtttttttttttaataaagctctttctttgcataaacatcttcctagcaaatgttaatttcctgtataaattcattcatgtccttgaagGTAGCCTAAtgatagtgtagtagcctacataagataacatgaatatacagcataatatatatatatatatatatatatatatatatatatatatatatatatatatatatatatatatatatatataaaccaaccaaccaatcacgagtgattttactagtttgaaaataatggtttcagccaatactgagtaagaACATTCTGGCCTgccctggccacgtgtggttttgctgccaatcaggagcgattttacttatttaaaaatagtggtttcagccaatactgagtaggttattcaagccagacctggccagccgcgcgggttcgctgcattcatatgctaattagggccattagtgcagctgatcgctctccacatacgtcagagtccggttccgacaatttgtggcactgaaaacGGCGACAAgcacgggttgcaaattgtcgttaactgccgaaaattagggagatctgcggtagtttacggggacgaaaatctcacttttcatgcagtgtagCATTCGTTCCGATGTCTCACTATGGGATACGCCCCTTGCCGTATTCCTCAGAAGCATATATCTCATTACGCCAATCCTGATGGGCTGGTGATCGCGATGTCTGCGTCACCCCGCCTATAAGAAGCTTGCGCTACCTCTTCTTGCTTAGAGGCATATCTCTGATAGCAGACTAGCTTAATGGTCCACGGTCGGGAAGTTTAAGCTAACCCTTCGACATCGGGCGCTAGCTGCTATCGCTCCAGCCTTCACCATAGTCTGGAGCACGTGCCGCCAATATTAGCACACCAGCTAATATCCTCACTGAACTGTCACACCAGTCAGCTTTTCACTTCGGTTAGCACGACCGAAATGAATCTTGCTTCTCCTCACACCAGGGGAGGTGGCAGCACGGAAGCTCGCTTTTGTGGGTGTGGGAACAAGATCTCGAGCAAAGACCCACACCAAGTGTGCTCGACATGTCTTGGGCTGGAACATGCCCGCCTGGCGGTGGACGCCCCAGGCTCATGTGTGGACTGTTCCCGCTTCACCATGAAGAGCCTCCGAAGACGGCTAGCGCGCCGAGCTAGCCTCTCCAGCAAAGACCCGTGTCTGTCGTCGTGTGGGCTGCCGCCTAACAACGACAACAACATGAGAAGACGATGGTGCCCACGGACCAGACGCTACGGCCAGCTGGGGTTCCCAGGCAGATTTGGCCACGGCGCTCTCACCCGTGGAGGACGTCCTAGTGCTGGACTACGAGGAAGAAGATGAAGCCATCTCGGAGCTCCTCATTTCAGAGGAGGACGACGATGATGACGGATTCTTCATTCCGAGCCCGCAGGCTGCAAAGCCGGGGACGCCGTCGGTTCCCCAGGATGACAGGGAGAGTGCGACAGGCTCCCCTGCCATGTGCATGGAGATGGAGTCAGTGTGCAAACACGCTGCATCCAGGCTCAACATCCCATGGCCTGAAGTAATGGCAGAGACCACCAGATCCCGCTACGAAGGGAAGAAATTGCCTCAGGCCACCAGGGCAACCAGACATCTGCTCCCCGTTTTCCCGGAGCTCCTGGATGAAGTAGCTCTTGGAAGGACCGCCTGTTCAGTGGGAAAACCCAGATTCAGGGAGCTTCGTCCCTGGACTTTCGAGGGCATGGAGAAGCTAGGCATCCATCGCATGCCCCCGATGGAGCCGCTGGTAGCAGCACACCTGCATCCACGGTTGTCGACGTCCTCCAAAAGTCCCACGTTGTCAGCCAAGGTTGACTGCTTCCAGTCCGCCCTGACGGACAGGGCATATAAAGGGACAGTGGTTGCGGTGAGAGCGCTAAATGTGTCCTCCATGCTTTCcgcatccgtccgtccgtccgtccgtccgtccgtcttcttccgcttatccggggtcgggtcgtgggggtagcagcttcagtagggaggcccagatgtccctctccccggccatttgggccagctcctcaggaggaatccctaGGCGTTCCCAGGcaagccgggagacatagtccctccagctggtcctgggtcttccccgcGGGGGATACCGGCTTCAGTTTGCCAGGATTACCCCTCGCTTTTCGGGCATAGTTCCCACTCAGGCGGAGGGAGAATCTGGTGCGCGCTGCAGGAGGAAATCTCTGCGCTGTTGAGGGAAGGAGCTATCAGTCCTGTTCCCGCGGAAAAGAGTGGTTCACACTCTTCGTGCTGAACCAGGAAAAGAGTGTGTTAGCCCCGACACGGAATATAATCTTTCTGGGTCTAGAGCTGGATTCGGTCTCGTTCACTGCTCGTCTCTCTTCAGACAGGGTGCTCAGGCTGAGGTCCTGCCTCGCctcattccacctgtcaggGCAGTCTCTTTCAGATTATGCCTGTGGGTGCTGGGTTTGATGGCCTCCGTCATTCTGGTTGTTCCCCTCGGCCGTCTGCATATGAAGGGATTTCAGCGCTGGGTAGCCGCACTCAAGCTTCATCCCGCGTGTCATGTTGCGGGACGGGTTTTTGTACCTAAAGTGGTGGGCTCGTTTTTCTGAACAGGCTTTGTCCGGTCCGGGCAAGTCTGGCAATACGGGAGTCTCCATATCCCATAGTGAGACATCAAAACGAATGCTATGAATGAGAACTATACGTTACTTGCGTAACCCCGGTTCTCAGAGTAGCATGAGTGAGATGTCTCACCAGACACCCTTCTTGCTGGGGCGAAGCGAGAAAAGGTACTTATTTCGAATGACGTGGCGTCGTAGCGCAAGCTACTTATAGGAGGGGTGACGCAAACGTCTTTATACACGATTGGGCTAAAGTTTGCGCTAACacgcaaaaca
The DNA window shown above is from Fundulus heteroclitus isolate FHET01 chromosome 14, MU-UCD_Fhet_4.1, whole genome shotgun sequence and carries:
- the LOC118565595 gene encoding histone H2B 1/2 → MPEPAKSAPKKGSKKAVTKTAGKGGKKKRKTRKESYAIYVYKVLKQVHPDTGISSKAMSIMNSFVNDIFERIASEASRLAHYNKRSTITSREIQTAVRLLLPGELAKHAVSEGTKAVTKYTSSK
- the LOC118565597 gene encoding histone H4 is translated as MSGRGKGGKGLGKGGAKRHRKVLRDNIQGITKPAIRRLARRGGVKRISGLIYEETRGVLKVFLENVIRDAVTYTEHAKRKTVTAMDVVYALKRQGRTLYGFGG